In Musa acuminata AAA Group cultivar baxijiao chromosome BXJ2-8, Cavendish_Baxijiao_AAA, whole genome shotgun sequence, one genomic interval encodes:
- the LOC135619123 gene encoding zinc finger protein ZAT5-like — METPEEATAYSNNSDSASNDEFVHAVVKGKRTKRQRTQPPPVLSMAVADSLSASSAEAASGTVTEEEEDMANCLILLAQGRTLDAGPNLEEQKVDAGGVVAGGSGSERFTSRRLAEGATTTNGKAGIYVYECKTCNKCFPSFQALGGHRTSHRKTKLAAGTTAEEKKLAAGDDILQISMNSFSKPIAGSGQTNTKPKVHECSICGSEFSSGQALGGHMRRHKPLGAADSQEAKKDKSFLSLDLNLPAPADDGLQKPPSPTLSLASKRPLIFRASASALVVDCHY; from the coding sequence ATGGAAACTCCGGAGGAAGCCACGGCTTATTCCAACAACAGCGACAGCGCATCCAATGATGAATTCGTTCATGCAGTAGTTAAGGGCAAGCGCACCAAGCGCCAGAGGACACAGCCGCCGCCTGTGCTGTCCATGGCTGTCGCCGACTCGCTATCGGCCTCCTCGGCCGAGGCCGCCTCTGGGACCGtcaccgaggaggaggaggacatggCCAACTGTCTCATCCTTCTCGCCCAGGGCCGAACGTTGGACGCCGGGCCCAATCTAGAAGAGCAGAAGGTCGATGCCGGCGGTGTTGTCGCCGGCGGCAGCGGGTCCGAGAGGTTTACCAGCCGAAGACTCGCGGAGGGGGCCACGACGACCAACGGCAAGGCTGGAATTTACGTGTATGAGTGCAAGACATGCAATAAATGCTTCCCGTCGTTCCAGGCGCTCGGCGGACATCGGACCAGCCACAGGAAGACCAAGCTAGCCGCCGGGACGACCGCGGAGGAGAAGAAGCTGGCGGCCGGCGACGATATCCTTCAAATCAGTATGAATTCCTTCTCAAAGCCGATCGCGGGCAGTGGGCAGACGAACACGAAGCCGAAGGTCCACGAGTGCTCGATATGCGGATCAGAGTTCAGCTCCGGTCAGGCGCTCGGAGGCCACATGAGGCGGCACAAGCCGCTGGGCGCCGCAGACAGCCAAGAAGCCAAGAAGGACAAGAGCTTTCTTTCGTTGGATCTGAACCTCCCCGCTCCCGCAGACGACGGGCTCCAGAAGCCGCCTTCGCCGACGCTCTCATTGGCCAGCAAGCGCCCGCTCATCTTCCGGGCTTCGGCATCGGCCTTGGTGGTCGACTGCCATTACTAA
- the LOC103993131 gene encoding E3 ubiquitin-protein ligase RZFP34 — MELGAGQYGCSHYRRRCKIRAPCCGEVFDCRHCHNDAKNLLKVDLRDRHEIPRHQVQKVICSLCNTEQDVQQYCTECGGCMGKYFCAKCKFFDDNVSKKQYHCDGCGICRTGGEENFFHCDRCGCCYSNSLMDSHRCVERAMHHNCPVCFEYLFDSTKDISVLPCGHTIHLECVKEMRQHSQYSCPVCSRSVCDMSSVWKKLDQEVASIPMPEIYHNKMVPILCNDCGKKSSVRYHVLAHKCPGCSSYNTRQTRDGPSTCVTV; from the exons ATGGAATTGGGAGCCGGGCAGTACGG CTGCTCGCACTACAGGAGGAGATGCAAGATTAGGGCGCCGTGTTGCGGCGAGGTGTTTGATTGCCGACATTGTCACAATGACGCCAAA AATTTGCTTAAGGTCGACCTGCGTGATCGGCATGAGATTCCTCGCCATCAAGTACAAAAG GTTATATGCTCTCTGTGCAACACAGAGCAAGAt GTCCAACAATATTGCACAGAGTGCGGGGGTTGCATGGGAAAATACTTCTGTGCTAAGTGCAAGTTCTTTGATGACAAT GTCTCTAAGAAGCAGTATCACTGTGATGGATGTGGCATCTGCAG AACCGGGGGTGAGGAGAATTTTTTCCACTGTGATCGATGtg GTTGTTGTTATAGTAACTCGCTGATGGATTCACATCGGTGTGTTGAAAGAGCAATGCACCACAACTGTCCAGTTTGCTTCGAG TACCTGTTTGACTCGACGAAGGATATCAGCGTTCTGCCTTGCGGTCACACGATACATTTGGAGTGCGTGAAGGAGATGAGGCAGCATTCCCA GTACTCCTGCCCTGTCTGCTCAAGATCAGTTTGTGATATGTCCAGTGTCTGGAAGAAGCTTGACCAAGAG GTTGCTTCCATACCAATGCCGGAAATATATCATAACAAGATG GTCCCAATACTCTGCAATGACTGTGGAAAGAAGTCTAGTGTCCGATATCATGTCCTGGCTCACAAGTGTCCAGGCTGCAGCTCTTACAATACCAGACAAACAAGAGATGGTCCGTCCACATGTGTAACAGTCTGA
- the LOC103993130 gene encoding probable aquaporin TIP1-1, translated as MPFSQIAIGRPEEATHPSALKAALAEFICTLIFVFAGQGSGMAYNKLTSDGAATPTGLIAAALAHGFALFVAVSVGANISGGHVNPAVTFGAFVGGNITLLRGILYWIAQLLGSTVACLLLRFSTGGLETGTFGLSGVSAWEALVLEIVMTFGLVYTVYATAVDPKKGSLGTIAPIAIGFIVGANILVGGPFSGASMNPAVSFGPALVSWSWTHQWIYWLGPLIGGGLAGIVYEFFFISHSHEQLPTTDY; from the exons ATGCCGTTCTCTCAGATCGCCATTGGACGTCCGGAGGAGGCAACTCACCCGAGTGCACTCAAGGCCGCGCTCGCTGAGTTCATATGCACCCTCATCTTCGTCTTCGCCGGCCAAGGCTCCGGCATGGCCTACA ACAAGTTGACGAGCGACGGGGCGGCGACGCCCACGGGACTGATCGCGGCGGCGCTGGCGCACGGCTTCGCCTTGTTCGTGGCGGTGTCGGTGGGGGCTAACATCTCCGGCGGGCACGTGAACCCGGCGGTGACCTTCGGAGCGTTCGTTGGCGGGAACATCACGCTGCTGCGGGGCATCCTCTACTGGATCGCGCAGCTGCTGGGCTCCACCGTGGCCTGCCTCCTGCTCCGCTTCTCCACCGGCGGGCTCGAGACCGGCACCTTCGGGCTGTCCGGGGTGAGCGCGTGGGAGGCGCTGGTGCTGGAGATCGTCATGACCTTCGGCCTCGTGTACACCGTCTACGCCACCGCCGTGGACCCCAAGAAGGGCAGCCTCGGCACCATCGCCCCCATCGCCATCGGCTTCATCGTGGGCGCCAACATCCTCGTGGGCGGGCCCTTCAGCGGCGCCTCCATGAACCCCGCCGTGTCCTTCGGCCCGGCCCTCGTCAGCTGGTCCTGGACCCACCAGTGGATCTACTGGCTCGGTCCGCTCATCGGCGGCGGCCTCGCCGGGATCGTCTACGAGTTCTTCTTCATCAGCCACTCCCACGAGCAGCTCCCGACCACCGACTACTGA
- the LOC135620187 gene encoding thaumatin-like protein 1b codes for MAQPRLVSLAFFVAILISGAHSATFSFKNNCPFTVWPASLANSDKGALSQTGFQLDNGASFSLDAPPAWGGRLWARQTCSTDSAGKFSCITGDCGTGQVACNGAGGAPPTTLIEFTLQGDGGKDFYDVSCVDGFSLPVLVVPSGGSNCNSTSCPVNVNALCPQELRITAPDGGVVGCKSACLAFNTDEYCCRGQYGSPDTCKPSYYSQIVKNACPQAYSYAYDDRTSTFTCVGANYDITFCP; via the exons ATGGCGCAACCACGACTCGTCTCTCTCGCCTTCTTCGTCGCCATCCTGATCTCAG GCGCACACTCCGCCACCTTTAGCTTCAAGAACAACTGCCCCTTCACTGTTTGGCCTGCCTCGTTGGCCAATTCCGACAAAGGTGCTCTTTCCCAGACCGGATTCCAGCTGGACAATGGCGCCTCCTTTTCACTGGATGCGCCACCCGCCTGGGGAGGCCGGCTGTGGGCTCGGCAAACGTGTTCCACTGACTCGGCGGGCAAATTCTCGTGCATCACCGGGGACTGCGGCACTGGGCAGGTGGCGTGCAATGGGGCGGGAGGAGCGCCGCCGACCACGCTCATCGAGTTCACCCTGCAGGGCGACGGAGGCAAGGATTTCTACGACGTGAGCTGCGTCGACGGCTTCAGCTTGCCGGTGTTGGTCGTTCCCAGCGGGGGGTCGAATTGCAACAGCACGTCGTGCCCGGTGAACGTCAACGCGCTGTGCCCCCAGGAGTTGCGGATAACAGCGCCGGACGGGGGCGTGGTGGGGTGCAAGAGCGCATGCTTAGCCTTCAACACGGACGAGTACTGCTGCAGGGGCCAGTACGGTAGCCCGGACACTTGCAAGCCCTCCTACTACTCCCAGATCGTCAAGAATGCATGTCCTCAAGCATATAGTTATGCTTATGATGATAGGACCAGCACCTTCACCTGTGTGGGGGCTAACTACGATATCACCTTCTGCCCTTGA